ATCCAATCGACCTGGTCATCTCCGATATCCAGATGCCTCGGCTCGACGGCTTTGGGTTGCTGGAACAAATGAAGCGGGACGCGCACCTGGCCAAGATTCCGATCATTATCGTGTCGTCAGTCGACCGCACCGAGGAACAACGTCGTGGGCTCGACCTGGGGGCCGACGCCTACATCGTCAAGCAACGGTTCGATCACCAAGAACTGCTGAACACCATCCGACAAATTATCTAGCCCAGTCTGACACTGGCCCGGACCATGACACCCAAACGGCGCGTTCGCGTAATGATCGTCGAAGACTCGCCGGTGGCGCGCGCCTATTTGCAGCATCTGATCCGCCAGGATGCTCGCTTGGAAGTGGCGGCCAGCTTTGCAAGCGGCGAAGCAGCCATCGAGCACTTGCCGCAAGTCGCTCCGGACGTGATCTCGATGGACATTCGACTGCCAGGCATGAACGGCTTTGAGGTCACTCGGCGCGTGATGCGCGAACATCCCACCCCCATCGTGGTCGTCTCGGCCAGTATCGAATCGGAGGATTTGCGAATCTCGATGAACGCCCTGCGGGCCGGCGCGCTGGCCGTCGTCGAAAAACCGGCCGGGCCCGATCATCGTGACAGCCAAGTGATGGCCGCGCGGCTGTGCGACCAACTGGCGCTGATGAGCGAAGTAAAAGTGATTCGCCAGCGACTCAGCGGATCGCCGGCAATCTTAGCGCGCAACGGCGCGAGCGCAACGCGCCCAACTCGCGAACCTTTGCCGGCCAGCCTCGTGGGTATTGTCGCTTCGACCGGCGGGCCAGCGGCGTTACAGACCGTTTTGTCCGCGCTGGGCCCACATTTCCCCGTGCCGATCGTGCTGGTCCAGCATATTGCCCCCGGCTTTGTCGAAGGCTTTAGCAGTTGGCTGAACAGCGTCTTGCCGCTCGAAGTGCGGCTGGCGCGCGATGGCGAGCTGCCCACGCCGGAAACCGTGTACGTCGCGCCGGCCAATCACCACCTGGTGGTTCAGCACGCGCGCCTGCGGCTACTCGGCGAGCCAGCGACGCACCTGCACCTTCCCTCGGGCACGATTCTCTTTCAATCGCTGGCGCGGAATGTCGGCTCGTCGGCGGTTGGCGTGTTACTGACCGGCATGGGGGACGACGGCGCCGAGGGGCTGAAGGCCATGTACGACGCCGGCTGTCACACGATCGCCGAGGATGAATCGACAGCGGTTGTCTATGGCATGCCGGCCGTGGCCGTGAAACTGAACGCGGTTCGCGAAAGCTTGCCGCTGCCTGAAATCGGCACACGCATCCAACAACTTGCGCTCGCCGGAAGGGAACGCCGATGACCCCACGCATTTACCACATTTTGCTGATCGAGGACTCGCGGACCCAGGCCGTCGAGTTGACGTACGTGCTGCAAAAGGAAGGCTGGGAAGTCCAATGGGCGGCCACGGCGCAAGATGCGCTGGCGGCGATCGGTCGGCGCGCGCCCGACTTGATTGTGATGGATTACTATTTGCCCGGCATGCGCGGCGACGAGCTGTGCCGTCGCATTCGGATGAACATCGACACGCGCAATATCCCGATTCTGATGTTGACCACGGCCGCCGGCCAGCAAGCCGAAATTCAAGGGCTGGAAAGCGGCGCCGACGATTTCGTGGTCAAGCACGCCGATGCCGACGTGCTGCTGGCCCGGATTCGCACCTTGCTTGCCAAGTCCAAGGAATCGCCCAGCATCCTCCACCCCGTCGAGCAGGCGTTGCAGTCGGCGCGGATACTGACCATCGACGATAGCGCGACCTATCAGGAATACCTGCGCGAAGAATTGACTAAGGAAGGTTATCGCATCGAAAGCGCTGCGGGCGGGGCCGAAGGGTTGGCGCTACTCGATCAGGAACGCTTCGATTGCGTCCTAGTCGACCTGGTCATGCCCGTAATGAACGGCATTGAGGTCTGCGGCAAGATCAACGAGCTGCGACTGGCGCGTGAAGACACGGTTGCGGTCCTGATGCTGACTGGGCGAGAGAACAAAGAGGATCTGACGCGCGCCTTCGAGGCCGGCGCTGACGATTTCGTGGGCAAATCGAGTGACATGGCGGTGCTGAAGAGTCGCATTCGCGCGCTGCTGCGGCGCAAGGCTTTCCAGGAGGAAAACCAGCGGATCGTCGCCGAGCTGAAGAACAAAGAAATCGAAATGCTGCGTGCCCAGACCGCCAAGGAAGCCGCCGAAGCCCGCGCCGCCCTGGTCGGCGAATTGCAGCGCACCGCCGACGAGTTGCGCATCTCGCAGGTCGAACTGCGCTCGGCCAAGGACGCCGCCGAAGCGGCCAATCGGGCCAAGAGCGCGTTCCTGGCCAACATGAGCCACGAAATCCGCACTCCCATGAACGGCATCATCGGCATGACTGAGTTGGCGCTCCACACCGAGTTGACGGCCGACCAGCACGAGTACTTGTCCACCGTAAAACAATCGGCCGAGTCGCTCCTCAGGCTGCTAAACGACATTTTGGACTTCTCGAAGATCGAAGCCGGAAAGCTCGGTCTCGAGTCGATTACATTCAGTCTGCGCGACTGCCTGGGAGATGCGGTTCGCACGTTGGCCATCGCCGCCCATGCCAAGCAACTTGAGCTCGCTTGCCACGTGCCACCCGACGTGCCCGACGCGCTGGTCGGCGACCCCGGCCGGCTGCGGCAGATCGTGGTCAATCTGGTCGGCAATGCCATCAAGTTCACCACCGCCGGCGAGGTCGTGGTCGATGTGTTGTCGTCCCAGGCCCAAGACCAGCAGCTCGAACTGCACCTCGTCGTGCATGACACCGGCATTGGCATTCCACCCGAGAAGCAACAAGTGATTTTCGACGCCTTTAGCCAGGCCGACTCCTCAACCACGCGGCACTTCGGCGGCACCGGCCTGGGGCTGGCCATCTCGGGCCGCCTGGCGGGAATGATGGGAGGAAGAATCTGGGTGGAAAGCGAGGTGGGCCGCGGCAGTGATTTCCATTTGACCGCGCGATTCGGCCTGGCCAACGAGCCGATCACTCACTTTCACCTCGACGCCGCCGCCCTGCGCGGCACCGAGGTGCTGGTGGTCGACGACAATCAAACCAATCGCCGCATCCTGGAAGAAATGCTCGGCAGTTGGGGCATGGCGCCCGTCATGGCCGAAAGTGGCACCGCCGCGCTCGCCTACCTGAGACAGGCCGCCCAGGCTGGTCACCCCTTTTCACTGATGCTCGTCGACTGCCTAATGCCGCAGATGGACGGGTTCCATCTGGCCGAGCAAATCAATCGAGAACCGCTGTTGGCCGGCACGACCATGCTCATGCTTTCGTCGTCCGGGCATCCCGATGACGCCACCCAGTGCCAATCGCTCGGCATCGTCCGCTGCTTGACTAAACCCATCAAGGAATCTGAATTGTTCGATGCCATCGCGCGCGCCTTTGACAGCCAGCGTACGAGTCGGGCGGCGGCACAGGTTCCCGCGATCAAGCCGGCCGCGACGCCGTTGCGCGTGCTGCTGGCCGAAGATAGCCTGGTTAATCAGAAGGTCGCCACTGGCCTGCTGGCCATGCGTGGACACCAGGTCACGATCGCCAACAACGGCCGCGAGGCGGTCGAGGCGCTCGAACGCGAGACGTTTGACGTCGTATTGATGGACGTTCAAATGCCCGAGATGGACGGGTTGGAAGCCACGCAACTGATTCGCCAACGGGAACAAGGCACCGAGCGCCACGTGCCGATCGTTGCCATGACGGCCCATGCCATGAAAGGTGACCGGGATCGCTTTTTGAGCGTTGGCATGGACTCGTACGTGTCAAAGCCGATCGAAGCCGAGGCACTGTTCGCCACGATCGAGCGCTACGGTGACATGCGTCTGTCACCCACCCCTGAAAAACGCCGTCCCGCCGCGCTCGACTGGGACCAAGCCCTGCACTTCATGCACGATCGCCACGACTTGCTCGTGGAAATCGCCCAATTATTCTTACAGGAGTGCCCGAAATTGATCGGGGAGATTCACGAAGCGATCTCTCATAAAGACTCGATTCGACTTCGCCGCGCTGCCCACACGCTGAAGAGTTCGGCGGCCATCTTCGCCGCCAGGCCGACCATGGAGGCGGCCTTGAAGCTCGAACAACTGGGCCAGCGCGGCTCGATTAGCGAGGCGATCGAGGCCTGTGACGCCCTGGAACAGCAGGCCAGTCTGCTGATTCCATCGATTGCCGAACATTTAAACGAAATTGATTCCATGAACCACGGACAATGAAGGTTTGGGAGCTTGTGGGTGTTTTCACAAAGTCCGAATCGAGTATTGCTTCCTGAGTTGCAGACATCGTTAACAAAGACAGACGATGAATGCCCAAACTTTGATCCAACGAGCGCGCACTCAAGCAATTATTTCAAGCGTGAATTCAAAGGTTGCATCCCAAACGGGTTGTCGGTAGCCTACGAAGTGTCTCTAGTGGTGTGTACAGCCAAGCGGGGGCCAAGATCCTGTGACACACGTTGACGATCGAACTAATTCCGGCGCAGGCGAATCAGGTTCGACTTCCACCAACATGCTGCGCGGCATGCGCGCGTACGATCCACTGCAGTGGAAGCGGATGGTCGGCGCCTTTGCGCCGTTGATCTACCGCTGGTGCATTCGCGCCGGAGCGCGCCCGGACGACGCGCCCGACATCGTGCAGGAGGTGTTTCGCGTGGTGGCGGCGAGAATCGACGACTTCAACAAGACGAGCGACGGCAGCTTTCATGGCTGGTTGTTGATGATCACTCGCAACAAGCTGGGCGACACCTTTCGCCGCAGCAAATCCGAACCCACGGCAATCGGCGGTTCCGATTTTCTCAATCGGGTGCATTTGATTCCCGACGAGCGTTCCGATCCGCTGGTCAGCGCCAACGACGGCCTGGCGGATATCTACCAAGGCATTCTCGCGCTGATTGGCGAAGAGTTCTCCGAAAAGACCTGGCAGGCGTTCTGGCTCACCGCCGTCGAGGGACGCTATCCGGCGGATGTGGCGCAAGAGTTGGGCATGAGCGTCAATTCGGTCTACCTGGCCAAAGGGCGCGTGCTGCGCCGCTTGCGCGAAGAGATCGAGCCGCCACCAGGCCGCGGCGCCAAGCCTTGAATACCGCCGAGGAGCCATGGGCAATCACGAACCCATCGACGCCTGTGCCACTCGCGAAGTCTTGCTCGAGTTTGCCTCGGGCGTCTTGGCTGACGATCGTGCCGAGCGGATCGCGGCGCACCTCGAACATTGCGACTCGTGCGCCGAAGCGCTCGGCGCGCTCGATCTGACATCCGATCCGATGCTGGCGGCGCTACGCCAGATTGCCGGCCGCGGAACCGCGCGCGGCGAAGCGCCCGAGATGCTCGTCAGTCTAATCTTGGCCACGGTGCCAGTCCCGCTGGCCGCCAATGACGCGCGGGCGCGATCGTTGCTTTTGCCGGCCGACACCCTGCAGGATGACGACCAATCGTTGCCGTCAACCGAGCCCTCGGACCACCAACGCCAGCACGGTTCGCGTGAGAGCTTGTTGGAACTCGAAGAGACGATCGACTGCTACCAGCTCATCAGCCTGCTGGGCGAAGGCGGGATGGGCACGGTCTACAAAGCCCGGCACTTGCACCTGAACTCCATTGTCGCCGTCAAATTGCTGTCGCCTCACCGCCTGCGCAGCCCCCACGCCGTGGCGCGGTTCCACCGCGAGATGCAAGCCATCGGCCGGCTCGATCACCCCAATATCGTGGGCGCGCGCGACGCCGGCCGGGCCGACGACGTCGACTTCCTGGTCATGGATTACGTCGACGGTGTCGACTTGAAGACCCTGGCGCGGCAAATCGGCGCTTTCCCCATGACCGAAGCTTGCGAGATCATCCGCCAGGCGGCCTGCGGCTTGCAACATGCCCACGAGCATGGCCTGGTTCACCGCGATCTGACCCCGGCCAATCTGATGCTGACGAGTCATGGCCAGGTCAAGATTCTCGATCTCGGGCTGTCGATGCTGACGCTTGATGAGGATGAAACCCTGAGCACCAGCGAAGTGACTTTGGGAACCGTCGATTACATGGCGCCCGAGCAAATCCGCAATAGCCACGACGCCAGTCCTTCGTCCGACTTGTACAGCTTGGGCTGCACGTTGTATCGGCTGCTGCTGGGACAATCACCTTACTCGGGTCCGCGCTACAATTCGATTGCCAAGAAGTTGCTGGGACACGTGCAAGCCCCGGTGCCCCACCTGATTGACTTCTTGCCCACCATTCCCCCGGTGCTCGACAAGATTGTCCATCGGCTGATGGCCAAGGCGCCGCGAGATCGGTTTCAGTCGGCGGCCGAATTGGCCGCGGCGCTCGCGCCGTTTGCCGCCGGTTATGACTTCAAGCGCCTTACCGCCGCGACCGTGGCGCTGCCTCCCAAGGCGGTTCCGCGCGGCGCCTGGATTCGTGTCGGCAAACAGATCGCTCTGACCGTCTCGCTGATGTTGCTTGGTTGCGCCGTGACACTGGCCATCCAGTACCTGGGTCGGCGGCAAGTGGAACCTTCGTCCGAAAATCTCCCGGCTAACCCTTCGCCACTCGATCCTCATAGCCAGCCGTCACAGCGTGACGTCGCCAAAAGGCTCCTAGCGTTGGGCGCGCGGCTGGTCGTTTACAACGACCTTCACAAAGAGGTGGAAGTCGACAACGTGTCCAACTTGCCCGACGCCCCCTTTAAGGTCTTCAAAGTGGTGCTCAGCCACAACGAGAAAGTCACGGACGCCGATCTGGATGACCGGTTCGTTTTCAGCAACATGAGGTCGCTCAATCTGAATTTTACCCGCATCTCGGACGCTGGCGTGGCCCATCTGACCAACATGTCGTCGTTGGGTTCGCTGTCGCTGGACGGAACTCGGGTTACCGACGCAGGACTTCAAGCGATTGCCACGGACGTGAGCCTGCACCACCTGACTCTGGGCTGGACTCCCATCTCGGACGAGGGGCTTGGCTCCCTGAAATCACTTAAGCATCTGTCCACGCTGGCCCTCAACCACAGTCCGATCAGCGGGCAGGGCCTGGCCAAACTGGGCGAAATGCCCGAATTGACAATGCTTTATCTGAGCGGCATCAACATTCGGGACGACGAACTTGCCGTCCTGAAACAATTCCCAAACCTGC
This region of Planctomycetota bacterium genomic DNA includes:
- a CDS encoding protein kinase; its protein translation is MGNHEPIDACATREVLLEFASGVLADDRAERIAAHLEHCDSCAEALGALDLTSDPMLAALRQIAGRGTARGEAPEMLVSLILATVPVPLAANDARARSLLLPADTLQDDDQSLPSTEPSDHQRQHGSRESLLELEETIDCYQLISLLGEGGMGTVYKARHLHLNSIVAVKLLSPHRLRSPHAVARFHREMQAIGRLDHPNIVGARDAGRADDVDFLVMDYVDGVDLKTLARQIGAFPMTEACEIIRQAACGLQHAHEHGLVHRDLTPANLMLTSHGQVKILDLGLSMLTLDEDETLSTSEVTLGTVDYMAPEQIRNSHDASPSSDLYSLGCTLYRLLLGQSPYSGPRYNSIAKKLLGHVQAPVPHLIDFLPTIPPVLDKIVHRLMAKAPRDRFQSAAELAAALAPFAAGYDFKRLTAATVALPPKAVPRGAWIRVGKQIALTVSLMLLGCAVTLAIQYLGRRQVEPSSENLPANPSPLDPHSQPSQRDVAKRLLALGARLVVYNDLHKEVEVDNVSNLPDAPFKVFKVVLSHNEKVTDADLDDRFVFSNMRSLNLNFTRISDAGVAHLTNMSSLGSLSLDGTRVTDAGLQAIATDVSLHHLTLGWTPISDEGLGSLKSLKHLSTLALNHSPISGQGLAKLGEMPELTMLYLSGINIRDDELAVLKQFPNLQSLHLDQTDISDAGVTWLITYPKLHTLAVRGTRITDAGLEQLQALPYLRQLCISHEQYSAAAIKRFTDARPDCSLKQK
- the cheB gene encoding chemotaxis-specific protein-glutamate methyltransferase CheB, producing the protein MIVEDSPVARAYLQHLIRQDARLEVAASFASGEAAIEHLPQVAPDVISMDIRLPGMNGFEVTRRVMREHPTPIVVVSASIESEDLRISMNALRAGALAVVEKPAGPDHRDSQVMAARLCDQLALMSEVKVIRQRLSGSPAILARNGASATRPTREPLPASLVGIVASTGGPAALQTVLSALGPHFPVPIVLVQHIAPGFVEGFSSWLNSVLPLEVRLARDGELPTPETVYVAPANHHLVVQHARLRLLGEPATHLHLPSGTILFQSLARNVGSSAVGVLLTGMGDDGAEGLKAMYDAGCHTIAEDESTAVVYGMPAVAVKLNAVRESLPLPEIGTRIQQLALAGRERR
- a CDS encoding response regulator is translated as MTPRIYHILLIEDSRTQAVELTYVLQKEGWEVQWAATAQDALAAIGRRAPDLIVMDYYLPGMRGDELCRRIRMNIDTRNIPILMLTTAAGQQAEIQGLESGADDFVVKHADADVLLARIRTLLAKSKESPSILHPVEQALQSARILTIDDSATYQEYLREELTKEGYRIESAAGGAEGLALLDQERFDCVLVDLVMPVMNGIEVCGKINELRLAREDTVAVLMLTGRENKEDLTRAFEAGADDFVGKSSDMAVLKSRIRALLRRKAFQEENQRIVAELKNKEIEMLRAQTAKEAAEARAALVGELQRTADELRISQVELRSAKDAAEAANRAKSAFLANMSHEIRTPMNGIIGMTELALHTELTADQHEYLSTVKQSAESLLRLLNDILDFSKIEAGKLGLESITFSLRDCLGDAVRTLAIAAHAKQLELACHVPPDVPDALVGDPGRLRQIVVNLVGNAIKFTTAGEVVVDVLSSQAQDQQLELHLVVHDTGIGIPPEKQQVIFDAFSQADSSTTRHFGGTGLGLAISGRLAGMMGGRIWVESEVGRGSDFHLTARFGLANEPITHFHLDAAALRGTEVLVVDDNQTNRRILEEMLGSWGMAPVMAESGTAALAYLRQAAQAGHPFSLMLVDCLMPQMDGFHLAEQINREPLLAGTTMLMLSSSGHPDDATQCQSLGIVRCLTKPIKESELFDAIARAFDSQRTSRAAAQVPAIKPAATPLRVLLAEDSLVNQKVATGLLAMRGHQVTIANNGREAVEALERETFDVVLMDVQMPEMDGLEATQLIRQREQGTERHVPIVAMTAHAMKGDRDRFLSVGMDSYVSKPIEAEALFATIERYGDMRLSPTPEKRRPAALDWDQALHFMHDRHDLLVEIAQLFLQECPKLIGEIHEAISHKDSIRLRRAAHTLKSSAAIFAARPTMEAALKLEQLGQRGSISEAIEACDALEQQASLLIPSIAEHLNEIDSMNHGQ
- a CDS encoding sigma-70 family RNA polymerase sigma factor codes for the protein MLRGMRAYDPLQWKRMVGAFAPLIYRWCIRAGARPDDAPDIVQEVFRVVAARIDDFNKTSDGSFHGWLLMITRNKLGDTFRRSKSEPTAIGGSDFLNRVHLIPDERSDPLVSANDGLADIYQGILALIGEEFSEKTWQAFWLTAVEGRYPADVAQELGMSVNSVYLAKGRVLRRLREEIEPPPGRGAKP